The following proteins are co-located in the Methanomicrobiales archaeon genome:
- a CDS encoding FAD-dependent oxidoreductase: protein MAGKEYRLPGRAESYWIATTPPSHYPALSGTQAFDVAILGGGIVGITAALLLKEAGLKVGVIEAGRVVRGATGHTTAKITSQHGLIYDRLVEQFGRERAQQYAAANQAAIEQIADQVHQRDIACDFERKPAYVFAESEEDREAVQREANAARGLGLPASFVEDVPLPFETEGAVRFDDQAQFHPRKYLCALAREIPGDGSAIFEETRAIAIRDGEPVTVETERGTVQATDVIQATHFPFHDQPGQYFRRMHQSRSYVLGVRIDEPFPDGMFINVRAPIHSLRSQAAEGGELILVVGEGHRTGTGGGTTDHYRRLEEWARSIYTVRSIDYRWSAQDTMPVDGVPYIGRLTGDLPHQYVGTGFHKWGMSGGTAAAMILTDMIRGRRNPWEEVFDPSRYRETERKKREKGPAEELPTDPSRLRPGGGAILAIGGRETAVYRDPQGQVHALDPACGHMGCTVAWNDAEKSWDCPCHGSRYTALGEVICGPTVRGLRNREMPGR, encoded by the coding sequence ATGGCAGGAAAGGAGTACCGGTTGCCCGGCCGGGCGGAATCCTACTGGATCGCGACGACACCCCCGTCGCACTACCCCGCCCTGTCGGGAACGCAGGCGTTCGACGTGGCGATCCTGGGGGGCGGCATCGTGGGGATCACCGCCGCCCTCCTCCTGAAGGAGGCGGGGCTGAAGGTCGGTGTGATCGAGGCGGGCAGAGTGGTCCGGGGGGCCACCGGCCACACGACGGCGAAGATCACCTCCCAGCACGGTCTGATCTACGATCGGCTCGTTGAGCAGTTCGGACGGGAGCGGGCGCAGCAGTATGCCGCTGCCAACCAGGCGGCGATCGAGCAGATCGCCGATCAGGTGCATCAGCGGGACATCGCCTGCGACTTCGAGCGGAAGCCTGCGTACGTGTTCGCGGAGTCGGAGGAGGATCGCGAAGCGGTGCAGAGGGAGGCGAACGCTGCCCGGGGTCTCGGACTGCCCGCATCCTTCGTCGAGGACGTGCCGCTGCCCTTCGAGACGGAGGGAGCAGTACGGTTCGACGACCAGGCGCAGTTCCACCCCCGGAAGTACCTCTGCGCCCTGGCCCGGGAGATCCCCGGCGACGGGAGCGCGATATTCGAGGAGACGCGGGCGATCGCGATCCGGGACGGCGAGCCCGTTACGGTGGAGACGGAGCGGGGAACGGTGCAGGCGACGGACGTGATCCAGGCGACCCACTTCCCGTTCCACGATCAGCCGGGGCAGTACTTCAGGCGGATGCACCAGTCCCGCTCCTACGTCCTCGGGGTGCGGATCGACGAGCCGTTTCCGGACGGCATGTTCATCAACGTTCGGGCGCCCATCCACTCCCTGCGGTCCCAGGCGGCGGAGGGCGGGGAGCTGATCCTGGTGGTCGGCGAGGGGCACCGCACCGGGACGGGGGGAGGCACCACTGACCACTACCGCCGCCTGGAAGAGTGGGCCCGCTCCATCTATACCGTGCGCTCCATCGACTACCGCTGGTCCGCCCAGGACACGATGCCCGTTGACGGCGTCCCCTACATCGGCAGGCTGACCGGGGATCTCCCCCACCAGTACGTGGGGACGGGGTTTCACAAGTGGGGGATGAGCGGCGGCACCGCGGCGGCGATGATCCTCACCGACATGATCCGGGGGCGCCGCAACCCCTGGGAGGAGGTGTTCGACCCCTCGCGCTACAGGGAGACGGAGCGGAAGAAGCGGGAGAAGGGCCCCGCGGAAGAGCTCCCGACGGATCCCTCCCGCCTGAGGCCTGGCGGGGGTGCGATCCTGGCGATCGGGGGCAGGGAGACGGCCGTTTACCGCGACCCGCAGGGGCAGGTGCATGCCCTGGATCCGGCCTGCGGGCACATGGGCTGCACCGTCGCCTGGAACGACGCGGAGAAGAGCTGGGACTGCCCCTGCCACGGTTCGCGCTACACCGCCCTCGGGGAGGTGATCTGCGGGCCCACCGTGAGAGGTCTGCGGAATCGGGAGATGCCGGGGAGGTGA
- a CDS encoding cation:proton antiporter, which produces MNAEIVSSIEFQMALLLFIALAGYILATRINQSAVVGEILVGLIIGPSVLGWITYTDFVQTLAGIGAIILLFVIGFEFKIADLINPGYVVIGLSGIVIPWIGGYGTALLFGYDAASSIFVGTALTATSIAITANVLREIGVLHTDVSKAIIATAVIDDVLSLIALALTSATVTGTLTVFDVELVLLKELGFLIVAGVMGIYVLAPFIIKLDKRPICKQYPEFVFIFAMMIAFFYAVVAEYLGISGIIGAFIAGVSMGSVRLTHSRSIHESAESLYIIFASIFFISLGILVDVHAVTEQTLLFLVVLTIVAIITKVVGCGAPAKILGMSWRDSAILGFGMAPRGEVAMIVALLGLNMSLIGQDIFTSLVMMSLLTTIITPIVYRNWFYRGRSPGECVSPLADMSREDVSE; this is translated from the coding sequence ATGAATGCGGAGATTGTGTCCTCCATCGAGTTCCAGATGGCTCTCCTCCTCTTCATCGCCCTCGCCGGATACATCCTGGCCACCCGCATCAACCAGTCGGCAGTCGTCGGGGAGATCCTGGTCGGGCTCATCATCGGTCCCAGTGTGCTCGGCTGGATCACCTATACGGACTTTGTCCAGACTCTGGCAGGTATCGGGGCCATCATCCTCCTCTTCGTCATCGGTTTCGAGTTCAAAATCGCGGATCTGATCAATCCCGGGTATGTGGTCATCGGCCTCAGCGGTATCGTCATCCCCTGGATAGGGGGCTACGGGACCGCCCTCCTCTTCGGATACGATGCGGCAAGCTCCATCTTCGTGGGGACGGCCCTCACCGCAACGAGCATCGCGATCACCGCAAACGTCCTTCGGGAGATCGGGGTGCTCCACACCGACGTCTCGAAGGCGATCATCGCCACCGCCGTGATCGACGATGTGCTCAGCCTGATTGCCCTCGCCCTCACCTCCGCCACCGTCACCGGCACGCTGACCGTCTTCGATGTCGAGCTGGTCCTCCTGAAGGAGCTCGGGTTCCTCATCGTCGCAGGCGTCATGGGGATTTACGTCCTTGCGCCATTCATCATCAAACTGGACAAGAGGCCCATCTGCAAGCAGTACCCGGAGTTTGTGTTCATCTTCGCGATGATGATCGCCTTCTTCTATGCGGTGGTGGCAGAGTACCTGGGCATCTCCGGCATCATCGGGGCTTTCATTGCGGGCGTCTCCATGGGGAGCGTCCGTCTCACGCACAGCAGGAGCATCCACGAGAGTGCGGAGTCCCTCTATATCATCTTTGCATCCATATTCTTCATCTCGCTCGGGATCCTCGTCGATGTCCACGCCGTCACGGAGCAGACGCTCCTCTTCCTTGTCGTGCTCACCATCGTAGCAATCATCACGAAAGTCGTTGGATGCGGTGCTCCTGCCAAAATCCTGGGGATGAGCTGGAGGGACTCGGCCATTCTCGGGTTCGGGATGGCGCCGCGGGGGGAGGTGGCGATGATCGTCGCCCTCCTGGGCCTGAATATGAGCCTGATCGGGCAGGACATCTTCACCTCCCTCGTGATGATGAGCCTGCTAACCACCATCATCACCCCGATCGTCTACCGTAACTGGTTCTACAGGGGGAGAAGCCCGGGGGAGTGCGTATCTCCCCTGGCGGACATGTCCCGGGAAGACGTATCGGAATGA
- a CDS encoding tetratricopeptide repeat protein → MIKKTVQRLLGLRIAALNQEGMEHLREGRYKSAVECFDQVIAADPANPQAFFGKGRCLNKMGFFESAIAYFDRALELDPRYADAAFQKGISLVSLGRVEEGLASFDRVLTINPDSAEAWDNKAVCYQLLGDRVQAERCLEKGMQLRGESTDLKPLLGRWYSSR, encoded by the coding sequence ATGATCAAGAAGACAGTACAACGCCTGCTGGGCCTGCGCATCGCCGCACTCAATCAAGAGGGAATGGAGCACCTGCGGGAAGGGCGCTACAAGAGCGCCGTCGAGTGCTTCGATCAGGTTATCGCGGCCGATCCCGCGAATCCGCAGGCCTTCTTCGGGAAAGGGCGGTGCCTCAACAAGATGGGCTTTTTCGAGAGCGCCATCGCCTACTTCGACCGGGCTCTCGAGCTCGATCCGCGCTACGCCGACGCCGCATTCCAGAAGGGGATCAGCCTGGTATCCCTGGGGCGGGTCGAGGAAGGGCTGGCCAGTTTCGATCGGGTGCTTACCATCAATCCCGACTCCGCGGAAGCCTGGGACAACAAGGCGGTCTGCTACCAGCTCCTGGGCGATCGCGTCCAGGCCGAACGCTGCCTGGAAAAAGGCATGCAGCTCCGCGGGGAGAGCACGGATCTCAAGCCGCTGCTGGGGCGGTGGTATTCCAGCAGGTGA